The genomic interval AGGGGAAGCTAAGGGTGCAGGCCATGTGGTATGCACATCCACCACGGTCATCTCTCAGGAGCCCAGCAGCacgcaggaggagagagagggatgatGGTTGATCTTCAGTGTCAACTTGGCAAGATCTAGAATTACCTAGGAGACAAAGCTCTGGGAATATGTGTGGGTTCATCATCCCACACGTTAGATGTAGCATCCCCTGGGCTGAGGTCCTGCACCGAATGAGAAGAACCAAGTAAGTTAAGCcccattcatctctctgcttcctgactgtgggcaTGACATGACCAGCTGCCAGCATACTGCTGCCGCCATGCCTCCCCCCTATGGCGCCATGTTTCCCCCAAACTGTAACCTCCCCCATTAGCCAGGCCATTGGACAAACCGCCAGCCTCCGCCTGGAAGCCCCTATCCTACCTGGGGAGCTAAACAAAGGCTCTCCGCAGACTGTCACGTCTCCTCCAAGCAGCAGCTTAGAAGTCCACCCACTGAGACTGCCCACCCGCCGCCTCCGGAAGCCTTGATAGGTTGCTGGGACTTTGGTGCCTGAGCGATACTGCAGTGTTTACATTACGCAAATATCATGGAACCTTGATCAGAAGAAtatttgtcttggtttcattatttctcccaaaattcaaaccctctctttccaggtccctgtcctcctcctgggaagaacccagttcatgaaactgcaggcagtttcaccaaaccatgagcccaaatgaATCCTTCCtcgagatttttttttcaggtattttgtccTAGCAGTGAGCCGCTGATAACAGAAGGCCTGCCCTTCCTCCAGCCACAACTGACAGATGAGGCATTGGGAAATCTAGAGGCATTTGTAGACACTCAACTTCTGACAGAAAGGGCAGCAGTGACAGAAAGTTAGCCTTCAGAGCAGGCCCAGCACTGTCTGCTGTGCTCACTTAGGGGCACAGGGACCCCTGCCCCTGCCACCTCCTCCAAGGCTGATGGTCGGTTCCCAGGTTAGCTCCTAAGATGGGATCTTCTCATCTTGTCCCTGATGCATTATCAATACCAGGATTGGACCCAACACATGGTGGGTACTTAGTCACTGTTAGATAGAGGCAAGAAAGAGGAAATGGGGGAATTAAGGCATGCCATGGAGAGAGTAATGCCTAAGCCCACAAAGCCAGCAGATGAAAAACCTATTTCTAGCTACAACCAGGTAACCCTAGGCTATGAGATGCTTCCCATGGGGACAGAAAAATTCAGACAAGCAGATAGCATCCCCTGCACCCAGTCACACCAGTTTCTGAATCTGAAACTGGAGTCTCAGAGCTGGAAGGGCCCCGTCCTGGCAAGGGGAGTTAGTTATCCTGCTAGGTGAGTTAGTTATTCTGCCTAACTGGCTGAGGATGGAGTAGCCCATCTAACCTGCAGCTGCAGCTGGGCCCTGTTGAGGCAACACTGCTGTGTGTACAGACAACAGCAACACCTCTGTGCTCAAGCCAggctgggcagggcaggaggACAGGCTGGCCCGGTTGTCAGAGTTCAGCTCATATTATGTGCAGGTAGTTCACTATCTGTGAGACAAGTTTCTCATCTGGGAAGAGCAAAGTTTGGCTGGATACAGTACCCTTCCCCCTGATGGTCTCTTAAAACCAAGGTTCAtctctgtggctcaggctggcctggaattcaattGTTCTATCTCAGCCTTCCGAGTGCTAGATTACAAGTGTGCCCTACCATGTCCCACTTGAAGTCTGGCTATATGTACTATCTGTTGAATGTTGTATCTGGCCTCAAGGAGCCATAGGATGGTAGCAAGACACTCCAGAAGATACTGTCTactaacaaaggaaagaaaaacatccgGGTAAGCCCCCAATCACTTCCAAGGAGCACAGGTTAGCTCCTTATGGAGCAGAAGTGCAGAGGTCACAGTCTTGCAGACCACAGGCTCACCCATGTGAGCTGCATGTAATAGAAAAGGTCTCCGATAGACAGCAATAGTGATTCCTAGTGGCATAAAGGTACAAGCAGGCAGAGGGTGGAGAAAGCGTGCGGGCTCCAGATCCAAGACATGCTTTGCTGAATCAACAAGTACTAGTGAGAATATGTATGATCAGCTTCCTTACAGGGCAAAATTGGTCCCCAGACATgaaacacaaatgtacacacacaatatacacagaCCACAGCACATCTATGGGGATCAGATTCCAAAAGGATATGctgaaaagctgggcatggcgatgcatgcctgtcatcccagcccttgggacaGGAGGTCCCATGTTTAATGTCCAAAGGCTGGGGGATAACAGCAAtggaaaaacaggctgagaactgTTTTGATGCAATCATTTCTCTCTACCTTCACCCAACACCCCACATCACCCCACCTACACCCACCTTTATAGGTCAGAAAAAGTTGTCATTTCCAacacacctactgtgtgctgggcacCTGCTGTGAGCTGCTCATTGTCCCTAGTGTCTCCAGAGTCAAGGAGCTATGGAGAGCACTGGTTCCCAGCAAGGTGGCTAGAATTTAGGTCCCAGTTCTGACACATAGCTAGATATCCTTGGGCAAGTTATTTAAGGTCTCTGTGCCCGCTTCCTCTTCTACAAATGAGGAAGCCCTGGCTACGGCACCAGGTATATGGAAAAGGCACTGAGTCTAGTACCTGGTCCTGGCCAGTGCCCTCTTGTTTCTCAGAGGCCCTTCCTATGCTGGGTTCTTGCCTCCTGTGCTTCTCTGGTGAGTTCTCCTCACCAGAGAACTTGCCTCCTCCTGTAAGAGATTCTCCCCCCAGAGAAATCTTCTCCGTAGGACTATGTCTGGGCTCTACCATGGTTTGTCATTTGTCTCTGTCATGGGGTTTCCACATCCGAGGAATACAGGGCCAGGCCTTGTTCTGTGGAGGAATCTCATGGGGATTTGCTGAGCAGGTCCTGGTTAGTATGGCTACGATGGGTCACCCAAagtccccaccctgccccactgACCTGTAGTTCTCCTTCTCAGGGGACTCCACAGCAAGGTGATACAGGTCTCTGGAGAGTCGGTAGAGGTCCCCCTGGCTTGACTTCTTTGTCCTTTCCTGGATGGACCAAAGCAGGCCAAAGCACAGAAGCATACCACCCATGCTGCAGCAGAGGAACATGACAGACTTGAGCCAAGTCACGGGCATCTCGGGCGATGACGATTTCACGGTGGGGGGCAGTGAGCCAGGCTGGACAGCAGCATTGCCTTCGCTCCACGATGCAAAGCAGAGTGTCCCAACCACCAGGACCACTGTGCCACCGACTGTCATGCAGTAACGCACGGTGGAGGCCGCCCGGCCTCGGTCGCATGTctgcacacagaaagagagagcatcTGAAGAAACGGTCTAGCGAAATGTACCAAGACCTCGGAGAAGTCTACCTGGATGCTCACAGAGAAGCTGTTTCTGGTTCCTAGCACCACACCTGGGATGCAGTAGGAGCTTAATAACGTAATAATAAATATGCCGCGTTCATTCTGGGCCTCTAAAGAGACCTCGGGGACTTTGGCCTGATAGGTAATGGTTCCCATAGTTTGTGGGAGAGTCCAGGCCTTGCTGGTTGTGGCTTGCCCCTCCTCCACTAGTCACCGCTTCACACGGTCCAGCTCTTGTCCCCATGTAACTAAAGCTGTAGGAGTGTGGGAAACAGTACAAGTGTGAGTGCCAGCTCCGGAAATGTGAAGTTGAATGTGATGCCACACAGCAGGACGTCCCCAGGGCATGTACATAGCCTGGATTGCCACAGTCACAGCACTGAGAGAGCCTACAGTCCTAACTGTAACAAAGCAGTGCATGAACTATCTCATGACCAGTGGATGGAGtaatataaacacaaagaaaagttgagttcaggactggagaggtgactcaatggttaagagcacttgatgttccttaaagaacctgggttcagttccgctatagcacccacatggtgactcacgtgggatctgatgtcttcttctggcctccatgagtactgcatgcacatagtgcacagatatgcatgcaggctgAATACCTAcaccactttattttattttattttattttattttattttattttgagacagggtttctctgtgtagccctggctgtcctggaactcactctgtagaccaggctggtcgtgaactcacagagatcttccaagtgctgggattaaaggtatgtgccacttaCTGCTTGGCATACCCacacatttttaagatttattttaagttgGGCTAGCGTGAATGCTTGTCAGAAAGGGAGCACTCATGTACTTCACTCTTTTGAACACATATAAGTCATGGGACGAGGAAGGACTTagcaaaaaaaaatgcatggggGAGCTGCAGGAAATAAGCCTGGCCCTCACTCAGTCCTATAGACCAGAAGAGGTTGGCACTTGTCTCCAACGATCACCGTCAAGCCACTGCCCCAGTGAGCCTTCTGTGTGGTACCTTCCATTACCTTCCTGCAAAGCTCAGCCTAGCCCTTACTTGGGAAACTTCAGAAGACCCCCCAGGCCTTCTGGGAGCACACCACACACTCCTTAAGGTTATCCAGTCCTTAGCTTGTCCTCTAAGCCAGAGTTCCCTGAACCACTGAGTCACCAGCCACACATATAGATGCTACAGAGTGTAGTTCTTTGTTGGGAATTAGCATTTGGGAAAGTTAATCCTGCCTCCAATCAAGGCAAGGCCATGGAAGGTAACAGACTCGTTCCAAACAAGGCTGGAGTAACCAGCTTGGAGAAAGCAACAAACGAGGCAGCCGAGGAAATCCTAGGCCCGCAGACAAGGTGACGGCCCCTCCACCTTCAACATCTTTGACTCCTATAACCAAGGCAGGTGGGTGGCGCAGAGGAATGGCCATTCTACAACTGAGGAGACACAGCCCAAACTTAGGGAAGGTCCTGTCATCCAAAGCCAAGTATAGCAGGGATCCTCGTATCTACGGAGCTCACACCCGGACACACAGGCTTGAAGACACCTATGATGGTTTCTGTTTTCCAGGAAAGGAAAAATTGCTcattatgaagaaaatgaagtagTAAAATACATACCAGAAGGAATCCTCGGAGACAAGCATGAGCCCATGAGGCTGTTTTCTACCCAGTCCTCCTTTGGTCTACATACATGGTGATGACGGCAGGCATGTGCTGGGGGCATTTGCCCAGCTGGGCACCATACCAAGCACTTTACAGGTGTCCTCTTGATGTCCACCACAGTGATACCCCAGAGACACTGGTTAGGGTGAGATTTAGATGTGGATCTAACCTAACCCGGGTTCCCTTGTACATGCACAGCTGAGTCTCTGTAGACACATGTGTGCCCCAACCTCAGGCAAGTTCCTGCAGTGGCTCTGAGTGTGTTTCAATAGAGTAGCGGCCATCTTCTTCTAAAGGATCTCCCTCCATCCATGTGGATCCCGGGGACAGGCATGGCACATGCTAATCTGCCATCAGGGAGAGTTTTGATTCCCCCTGGACAGAAGACAGCCTATGCCTTGTGTGATGGTGggttttctttctcattatgAAGCCTGATGCTGGCTGTCATCAGCGAGTCCTGACACTGGACCCCTCCACTCCCATTTCAGAAAAGCCACCATCGGACACCTCGCTACCCTGTACATGGGTGTGCCTGCAGCCCCTCTATCTTGATAGGGGTAGAAGGAAGAGCATGGAGGCTATGACTTTCGACTCCTTGGAGGCGGACAAGAAGCTCTCCTGCCCCAGAGACATTCCACCACATCCTGGCACTCTGCTAGGGCCCACCAAGCCGGCTCCGACTCCACTGTTCTGCCAGGCTCCCCTTGTCCTGTTCAATTTGAGCCACTTGGAACTTTCTCCTAGACCTGTTACTCTTTCTGACTGGGTCCCCACTCACCCCTGTTCAAAAAGGAAACCAATATCACCTCTCACAAGGACTGTGCCCACCTCCCTCCGGTCAGGGAAGCCCTTTCCCACCAGGAGGCTTTGTCTGTAGCACCCTCCTCGTGGCCAGTTGGTTAACTCTGGGACCTCGATTGAGAAGGCTTCTGACACCCACATCTTTGCGTTCACATCAGGGCTAAGAGGTTGTGGAGTTGTGTATCTGAGGCCTGAATCCATGGAGCTAGCCCTACTCAGACACTACCAAGTTACCTAGTGTCTCAGTGCCCCATATCCCCAGTAATTGAGTACTCTACCACATCGGGAAGGAATTGGACCAGAAAAGTACCTACTGTCTTGCCCCAGCTGTCTACTGCAAAGGGTTCTGTTCAAATCATGAGAAGAAAGCCCTGTTGCAGTCAGAAGAGGAATGAGGGAGCTGCACTTGCAGCTAGACCGACAGAGATGGGAAGAGCCTTGCAATGTTCCTGCTCCTGTCCCACACTGACACTATAAGGTCACTTGTTTCTGACACTGGTTTCTGTAAAGTAGTAACTATGTGAACCTACACTCACGAGCTTCAGGGAAACTGGCGCCAGGCTGAGTGCAGTGGCGTTAGACAGCAGGAGTAGGGCCCGGGGTCAGTTCTTCTCGGTCCAGGTTAGAGGAAGGGCCACACCCTTAGCAGAAGTTGGAGTgttcagggagggagggggacaggatGTTCGCACCCACCTCGCATGCAGCCATCAGGCTGGTCTAGGGAAGAGCTCAGCGCACTAGAAGACCTGGTGGCTGAGATTTGTATACGCGAGCATCTGGGAAAGTTCTGGCAGCTTTCCACAGCTGCACCCTTGGCCCTTCACCGGCTCCGTGCTTTCGTCCCTGCTTTCGTCCACGGTAAGGTTGAGCCCAGGGCTCAGTGAGGttgttccttccctccttgtTGCCCCGCCCAGCAGCTGGGGATCCCACTGGCAAGCCACCCACCCACCGTCTCCTAGTCCTTGGATAGTCACTAACTACCTCAAGGACTCTGGTGGCCCGCTTCAGTGCTTCCTCTCCCGCCAGTGTCCAACAGGCCCCGCCCAACCTTAAAGGCATAGTCTACTGAGGGGCACTGCAATTTCCCAGAGAGGTGGAAACTGCGAAGATGGAACTTGGGCCTGGAAACTCCTTTTCAAGAGCCATCCAGGCGAGGTGAACTGTGGGAGGCCTAAGCCAGGACCCCCTCACACCTGTTtcacaggaaagagaaactgaggctcagaaagggaAAGCCTTTTATCCAGTTGTACCCTTCGTTGACAGGAATGGCTTTATCACGGGCCAGAGAGCAGCGCCCCAGTCTTCCCTTACTCTCACCACATTTCAGGACAGAATTATCAGTCAGAAGATGTTAATGACACTGCTCTAAGAGAAAGGGGCCAGGGGTTGTGGTACTGACGTTCCTGTAGCCCCTCCTCCCGCATCACCGGGTGTGAATATTAAGTCACGTAGTGTAAATGCGTACTGTTTTTGCGAACAGGTAGTTCCGGGAGCCCAGGAGAAGGATTAGCTAGCTCAGTTTTGTGTTCCATGTCTGTGGGAGGAGCAATGAGCCACAGCGTTCCACAGAAGGAGTAGTATATGCTAAGCTGGACCGTTACAGGAAACTTGTGACTGAAGAAAGATTCCACTCCCAGTGCCTGAGTTCTTTGAGCGTTAATTCCTCCCTTCGGTGAGGTCTCTTGTGCGTTATCTGTTTTCCTCCTCATTGTGTGAGGTCTACATAGATGTCCCCATTTTGCAGCAGAAAACATGCCTGGAGAAGGCTGAGAAGCTGAGGGGCTGAATGGAGACAGGGACTTACTTCTGGCTTTGCCCCACCCCATCAAGACAGCCTGTCAGTGAGTAAAGGTGGCCAGCAGCCCTTTGGTGTTCTGCTTAGGAGATGTGCGTGGGAGATAGGAGGCCATGACACTTTTGGCTCCTTTAATTTCAGCTATGTAGGTATCCACACACACAGGGTGTGTCCCCTCCCTACCTGTTATCCCTAGGTGAGTCACTGCATGGTAAGGTTGAGGTCCAGCCTAGACCTTGTTTGACTCTGAGTCTCTGGTTAGAAAGTCAAGGCCATAGTTGGGAAGTTGTGGTTCCTGTCACCGGCCATTTGCAGGCTAGGCAAGTCTGGCCGTGTCCTCTGTAACATGGAGATCCAGAGCCCTCTTCGCAGGGCAGTTACTGGGGCTTACTGAGACCTTCCGTCTCGCAGAGAAGCTGGTCTGTATACACTCTTGCATTACACAGCGGCTCAGTGTATGactctcccctccctgcctcctaccTCCCTAAGGATAGTGATCAAGAACCATGAAACTTGGGATTCAGCCAGACACCCTTCCCTGGGGACTCCAGGGGACGGGAACTGAGTACATTTGGAATACAAGGAGCTGGACCAGTTCTATCtctatcttcttcctttttactCACTTCCAGAAGCTGGTATAGCCTTGGCTAGCTATAATGCCTGGGAATGCTGCTGAGGGCTATGGGCCAGAGTACACCTGCGCATCCTCTTTGAGCAGGTAGTCTAAAGAACTCACGTTTAACAAAACTGGTTTCAGattccagattaaaaaaaaaaaaaaacaaaaaaaaacaaacaaaaaaaaacctcaagctGTCCCTTTAAGACTAGGAAGGCTAGGAGAAGTGGTTTCTTAGCAACGTTGGGTTTTCCTCAAACTGTGCTAGGTTCAGGACAAGGATTGGAATGCATGCTGGTTTGGCATGCATGATCCCAGGGGTTCATAGCATGAACTAAGACACAGCTGTGTCCCCCAAGCCGAATGGCCCTCCAGGAGCCCACGAGCTAGAATAGCAGGCTTAAACACCCCCAGCCTGGGATCTTCCCAGGTGCTCATGATACTGCTGCTAAAGCCCAGCTCTGAGCTGAGGGTGGATGTCAGCCGAGCCGCACAGGCACAGTACAGCATCTGGACTAAGGCACGACAGACACAAGACACAGAaataggcagatctctaaattctgGACCAGCCCGGTCTACACAATAAAGTCGGCATGGGACTCTCTACTGATAGATATGACCACTTCCAAACAACAGTCTGGGATTCAAACTGAGGAcgcatttttttccttaaaagta from Mastomys coucha isolate ucsf_1 unplaced genomic scaffold, UCSF_Mcou_1 pScaffold18, whole genome shotgun sequence carries:
- the Tmem61 gene encoding transmembrane protein 61, producing MAACETCDRGRAASTVRYCMTVGGTVVLVVGTLCFASWSEGNAAVQPGSLPPTVKSSSPEMPVTWLKSVMFLCCSMGGMLLCFGLLWSIQERTKKSSQGDLYRLSRDLYHLAVESPEKENYRPPKEVIIPTHEETMYCPLTEGPLQFPVQPKEDLQYHAPEDARLESTSLSPPPSYESIIHAQGPVFGSSAASSSPG